The following proteins are co-located in the Macadamia integrifolia cultivar HAES 741 chromosome 3, SCU_Mint_v3, whole genome shotgun sequence genome:
- the LOC122074776 gene encoding L-ascorbate oxidase homolog, with protein MSINFGDGAKRAIVFSFFVVVACLLAVVSAEDPYRFFTWNVTYGDIYPLGVRQQGILINGQFPGPDIDSVSNDNLIINVYNSLPEPFLISWNGVLQRKNSWEDGVYGTNCPIPPGKNFTYVMQVKDQIGSFFYFPSLAFHKAAGGFGGIRILSRPLIPVPFPKPDGDYTVLIGDWYKKNHTTLKKILDRGHKLPFPDGILIQGRGSNGASYTVEQGKTYRFRISNVGLQNSLNFRIQGHKLKLVEVEGTHTMQTTYSSLDVHVGQSYSILVTADRPAQDYYIAVSSRFTTKILTSTAILRYSNSAGSVQGPPPGGPTTEIDWSLRQARSIRTNLTASGPRPNPQGSYHYGLINTTRTIILGNSADSVNGKQRYAVNSVSFIPTDTPLKLADHFKIGGVFRVGSISDKPTGHGMYLDTSVMGADFRAFVEIVFHNKENIVQSWHFDGHSFFVVGMDGGLWTPDRRQEYNLRDAIARCTIQVYPRSWTAIYVALDNVGMWNLRSEFWARQYLGQQFYMRVYSPVESIRDENPIPTNALLCGRASGRHTRPL; from the exons ATGTCAATAAATTTTGGGGATGGTGCAAAGCGCGCCAtcgtcttctccttcttcgtcgTCGTCGCGTGTCTTCTCGCCGTGGTCAGTGCCGAAGATCCTTACAGATTCTTCACCTGGAATGTTACTTACGGCGACATTTATCCTCTAGGTGTTCGACAACAG GGAATactcatcaatggtcaatttCCGGGTCCCGATATCGATTCCGTCTCAAATGACAATCTCATCATAAACGTCTACAATAGTCTGCCGGAGCCATTCCTCATCTCTTG GAACGGAGTTCTACAGAGGAAGAATTCATGGGAAGACGGAGTTTACGGAACCAATTGTCCCATCCCGCCGGGAAAGAACTTCACGTACGTAATGCAGGTGAAGGACCAGATTGGCAGCTTCTTCTACTTTCCCTCGCTCGCCTTCCACAAGGCTGCCGGTGGTTTTGGAGGTATCAGGATCCTCAGTCGTCCCTTAATTCCAGTCCCCTTTCCTAAACCCGACGGCGATTACACCGTTCTTATTGGAGATTGGTACAAGAAAAACCACACG ACCCTGAAGAAGATCCTCGATCGTGGTCACAAGTTACCTTTTCCTGATGGCATCCTTATCCAAGGTCGTGGCTCCAATGGTGCATCCTACACAGTGGAACAAG GAAAAACTTACAGGTTTCGTATATCAAACGTGGGGCTACAAAATTCTCTCAACTTCAGGATTCAGGGCCATAAGTTGAAGCTGGTCGAAGTTGAAGGAACACACACTATGCAGACCACCTACTCTTCCCTTGACGTACATGTTGGACAATCCTACTCAATTCTTGTGACTGCTGATCGGCCTGCTCAAGACTATTACATTGCCGTCTCCTCCCGTTTCACAACCAAGATCCTCACCAGCACTGCCATTCTTCGCTACAGCAATTCCGCTGGTTCTGTCCAGGGCCCACCTCCAGGTGGACCCACCACCGAAATCGATTGGTCCCTCAGACAGGCTCGCTCTATCAG GACAAATCTCACGGCAAGTGGGCCAAGGCCAAACCCTCAAGGCTCATACCACTATGGCCTCATCAACACCACACGAACCATCATTCTGGGCAACTCTGCAGATTCTGTCAACGGCAAACAGAGATATGCAGTCAATAGTGTATCTTTCATCCCGACTGACACACCCCTAAAGCTCGCCGATCACTTCAAGATTGGCGGCGTTTTTCGCGTTGGAAGCATCTCTGACAAACCCACCGGCCATGGAATGTACCTCGACACATCTGTTATGGGTGCTGATTTCCGAGCATTTGTTGAAATTGTGTTCCATAACAAAGAGAACATTGTCCAGAGCTGGCACTTTGATGGCCACTCTTTCTTCGTTGTCGG AATGGATGGAGGTCTGTGGACACCTGATCGTAGGCAAGAATACAATCTAAGAGATGCAATTGCCCGCTGCACCATCCAG GTATATCCCAGGTCATGGACGGCTATTTATGTTGCACTAGATAACGTGGGGATGTGGAACTTGAGGTCCGAGTTCTGGGCACGTCAATACCTCGGGCAGCAATTTTATATGCGAGTCTACTCACCTGTGGAGTCGATTAGAGACGAGAACCCTATCCCAACGAATGCACTTCTCTGCGGCAGGGCCAGCGGACGACACACTCGACCACTCTAA